The following nucleotide sequence is from Limimonas halophila.
GACGCGCACGCGCCCGCCCCGGTCGGTGAACTTCACCGCGTTGCCCAGGAGGTTCACCAGCATCTGGCGCAGCTTCTGCGGATCGGCGACGACGGGGCGCAGGCCGTCCTCGATCTCGGTGTCCAGCTCGATGCCGTGCTTGGCGGCCTTCTCGCGCACGAAGGAGAGGCAGGTCTCCACGACCTTCTGCACGCGCACCTCGTCGAGCTGGAGCTTGATCTCGTTCATCTCCAGCTTGGCGACGTCCAGGATGTCGTTGATGACGCCCAGCAGGTGGCGCGAGCTGGAAACGATGTCGGCGACGTAGGTGCGGTACTGCTCGTTGCCCAGCGGGCCGAGCACCTCGTTCTCCATCATCTCCGCGAAGCCGATCACGGCGTTCAGCGGCGTGCGCAGCTCGTGCCCCACCATGGCGAGGAAGGCGTTCTTGGCCCGGTCGGCGGCGCGCGCCCGCGCCAGGGCCTCGTCCAGCTCCGCGTTGGCCTGTCGCAGGTCCGCCAGGGTGTTTTCCAGGTCGGCGCGGCGGGCTTGCGCGGCGCGATCTGCCTCGATCTCGGCGGTGACGTCGCGGGCCGAGCCCCGAAAGCCGGCGAACGCGCCGGTGTCCTCGTCGAAGGTCGGGATGGCGGTGAGCTGGAACAGCCGCTCGGTTCCGTCGCCCGAGGTGACGCGGTAGATGACGTCGCGGAAGGGCGCGCGCCGGCGCCGGTGCAGGCGCGGCGTCTCCCCCGTGCGCGGGTCCGCGACCAGCTCGCCGGCGGCGAAGAAGTCGTGGCCGATCATGCCCGTGGGATCGAAGCCCAGCACGCGCTGACTGCGCGCGCTGGATTCCCGGAAGATCCAGTCCGCGTCCAGGTGCCACACCCAGTCGGAGACGGTGCTGAGGAGCTCCTCGGCCTGGGCGCGCACCCCGCGTAGCCGGGCGAGCGCGTCCTCGGCCCGCGTCACGTCCCGATACACGCCCACCAGATAGGTCCCGTCGGCGACCGCGCGGTGATGGCCCTCGAAGACGTAGGGTGTTCCGTCGGCCCCGGTGACACGCTCCAGCCGGCGCACGCGGCGGCTGGAGCGCACGATGCGCCGGCGCAGGGATTCGGCCAGCGCGCCGTTCTCGACGGCGGCCGGGCGGATGAGGCGCTCGAAGGCCTCGTTCGTATCCAGAATGGTCCCGTCCGACGAGGCCACATACGCCGGACCGGCCAGATCCAGCAGCGCCGGCCACACGGCCGCGAAGCCCTGGCTGGCGGCGGCCGCGACCGGCTGCTCGGCAGGCGTCCGGGACCCGTTCATACCCGCTCCCCCATGCGCCCCCGCGGCGTTCAGCCGGGGACATCCTCGCTGGCGGTGAGCGCGAGCCCCTCGGGGATGCCGGGCTGCGTCGCCCGCTCCGGCATCGCCAGCGCGCTCACGCCGTGCTCATACAGCCATTCGCGGTCGGTGTCGCCGAGGCTGCCGATGGCCACGGTCTCGATGCGCAGGCGGTGCGCCATCTCCAGCAGCTTGCGGGCGATAACGGCGCGGAAGGGGTCCTGGCTCACGCCCGCGGTGACGTCGTGCGACAGCCAGACGTACTCGGGCCGCAGGTGCTGAAGCAATTCCAGCGCCCCGCGCTCGGCGCCCAGTTCCCCGAGAGCGACCTGGAAACCGCGGTCCTTGTAGTAGCCCAGAATGGTCTGGAGGTGGCCGATGTCCCGGTGACTGCCCGCGCGCGAGAGCGTGAAGACCACGTCCTCGGCCGCCAGCCCCGTGCGCTCCACCTCGGAAACGGTGGTGCGCAGGCAGTAGACGGGGTCGTAGATCGAGGACGGGTGGAACTGCACGAACACCGGGCGGTCGAGGCCCTGGTTGGCGGCCTCGCGGATGCAGGCCACCCGGCACACGCGGTCGAGCTGGAACAGCAGCCCCCCGTCGGTCGCCAGGGTGAAGACATCGCCCGACGCGATTTCCAGGTCCGGAAAGTGCAGATTGGCGCGGTAGGCCACCACCTCCGAGGCGTCGTCCGCCGCCGTGATGGGCGTGAAGGACGCGCCGATGCGCCCAGCAGTGAGCGTCTGCGCCAGCGTCTCGCTCTGTTCCAGCCGCATGAGACGAAACAGCGAGGTCACCCGCGGATAGTCGGCAAAGCCGGGCGCATCCGTTCCGCGCACCCCGAGGACGCTGCTGTCCTGCTGCTCCTCGGCGGAGAGGTCGGCGGCGAGCGCCTCGAGCCCACCGGCACGCAGGAGATCGTCCATGCCGACCACGACGGCGCGCCCGTCCGCGCCCTGCGCACGCGGCACCCGCAGCGCATCCAGCCGCCGGGTCAGCTTGCCGCCGGTGTGCCCCAGGGGCGGCCAGATGTAGAGGGTCCAGCCCGGGCCCGGGATCCCGGGCACCGTCTCGCATTTCGGGCAGGGTCGGCC
It contains:
- a CDS encoding PAS domain-containing sensor histidine kinase, with protein sequence MNGSRTPAEQPVAAAASQGFAAVWPALLDLAGPAYVASSDGTILDTNEAFERLIRPAAVENGALAESLRRRIVRSSRRVRRLERVTGADGTPYVFEGHHRAVADGTYLVGVYRDVTRAEDALARLRGVRAQAEELLSTVSDWVWHLDADWIFRESSARSQRVLGFDPTGMIGHDFFAAGELVADPRTGETPRLHRRRRAPFRDVIYRVTSGDGTERLFQLTAIPTFDEDTGAFAGFRGSARDVTAEIEADRAAQARRADLENTLADLRQANAELDEALARARAADRAKNAFLAMVGHELRTPLNAVIGFAEMMENEVLGPLGNEQYRTYVADIVSSSRHLLGVINDILDVAKLEMNEIKLQLDEVRVQKVVETCLSFVREKAAKHGIELDTEIEDGLRPVVADPQKLRQMLVNLLGNAVKFTDRGGRVRVEAYRADDGGHVIAVGDTGKGIPPEHIEQILEPFTQGDDSLARQHEGLGLGLPLTKRLVEAHGGGLDLQSTPGEGTRVALVFPPDVEAVAQTG
- a CDS encoding EAL domain-containing protein; protein product: MPGIPGPGWTLYIWPPLGHTGGKLTRRLDALRVPRAQGADGRAVVVGMDDLLRAGGLEALAADLSAEEQQDSSVLGVRGTDAPGFADYPRVTSLFRLMRLEQSETLAQTLTAGRIGASFTPITAADDASEVVAYRANLHFPDLEIASGDVFTLATDGGLLFQLDRVCRVACIREAANQGLDRPVFVQFHPSSIYDPVYCLRTTVSEVERTGLAAEDVVFTLSRAGSHRDIGHLQTILGYYKDRGFQVALGELGAERGALELLQHLRPEYVWLSHDVTAGVSQDPFRAVIARKLLEMAHRLRIETVAIGSLGDTDREWLYEHGVSALAMPERATQPGIPEGLALTASEDVPG